In Bradysia coprophila strain Holo2 unplaced genomic scaffold, BU_Bcop_v1 contig_350, whole genome shotgun sequence, a genomic segment contains:
- the LOC119080195 gene encoding serine/threonine-protein kinase prp4 has product MGSDKRYDTDDEDVAMKTTKDSDLKKKKHKKHKKHKKSGKVDKVEKDLHAKKKHKKQHKRKHRESDDSSSDVGEKLPIKIVPTSLSSKFTEIMKTNGHSTTTGLAAKLIKSMKKPAVPTDPTALVEMITQSLDPNALPSLEIVSSESESDGPAEEVDVDSPDVAVIEDELNLEELMKQKALLQARLGNIASESEEESAVEPKRVEVKQVAPKKISDVILLDDSSGEVLMRTSSTKKRQRSSSVSRDRKRREERRESSRERYNREQDKMKQRRNDDNRNKEDLRREIDRDKERSFRDRRRDGGNGGRMDGRFNRDRNRYSIDGDRRNQRSRSRDRYDRDNMDRQRDRDRGNRKREEKNDKFVGSLSEGQKADKESSSDSEIGDIKVNDNEDEDDEEKIIEMRRKKREELMKKLANTQVVAPTASNRAESDEDCIFVQTEPIAAKKPLPPPAPVTKAPKQLSPAKPVVIEQFDDIESTTPPLPAGMLPLKLAAKPELAAKTETDVIVEAGNDVDLINHDKVNKIKEANKRSEWDMFAEQDNYSNFDSPSASITSKHIHDNPSLTDNWDDAEGYYRVRIGEVLDNRYIVSGFTGQGVFSNVVSARDQARGNANTAVKIIRNHEIMHKTGLRELEILKKLNDADPDDRFHCLRLYRHFFHKQHLCMVFEPLSMNLREVLKKYGKNVGLHIKAVRSYTQQLFLALKLLKKTGILHADIKPDNILVNESNLILKLCDFGSASHISDNEITPYLVSRFYRAPDIILGMTYDYGIDMWSAGCTIYELYTGKILFSGKSNNQMLKFFMDLKGKIPNRIIRKGQFKDQHFDASCNFLYHEIDKLTEREKIVVMPVIKPIRHLQQELIADQNLPEDQHRKVTQLRDLLDSIFALDPSKRLSLNQALAHPFIQEKM; this is encoded by the exons ATGGGAAGTGATAAGCG CTACGATACTGATGACGAGGATGTTGCCATGAAAACCACCAAAGATTCGGatctgaaaaagaagaaacacaaaaagcataaaaaacacaaaaagtcGGGGAAAGTGGACAAAGTGGAAAAAGATTTGCATGCAAAGAAAAAGCATAAAAAACAGCACAAACGTAAACACAGAGAAAGTGATGATTCTAGTTCAGATGTTGGTGAAAAATTGCCAATCAAAATCGTACCGACATCGTTAAGTAGTAAATTCACGGAAATAATGAAAACGAATGGCCATTCGACTACAACCGGTCTAGCAGCTAAACTGATCAAAAGCATGAAGAAACCTGCCGTACCAACAGATCCAACCGCACTAGTCGAAATGATCACTCAATCTCTGGACCCGAATGCTCTTCCATCGCTAGAAATTGTTTCATCGGAATCGGAGAGTGATGGTCCTGCTGAAGAAGTTGACGTGGACAGTCCAGATGTTGCTGTTATTGAGGACGAACTGAATCTGGAGGAGTTGATG AAACAAAAGGCCCTTCTGCAAGCACGGCTAGGAAATATCGCATCTGAATCGGAAGAGGAATCCGCCGTTGAACCCAAACGGGTCGAAGTGAAACAGGTAGCACCGAAAAAAATATCGGACGTCATTCTGTTGGACGATTCCAGTGGTGAAGTGCTGATGCGTACATCATCCACAAAGAAGCGACAGCGAAGCTCGTCAGTGAGCCGTGATCGGAAGAGAAGAGAAGAACGTCGCGAATCTTCTCGTGAACGGTACAACAGAGAACAGGACAAAATGAAACAACGACGCAACGATGACAATCGGAACAAGGAAGATTTACGACGTGAAATCGATAGAGACAAGGAACGGTCTTTCAGAGATCGACGACGAGACGGTGGCAATGGTGGTCGGATGGATGGTCGATTCAACAGGGACAGAAACCGATATTCAATCGACGGAGATCGTCGGAATCAAAGAAGTCGTAGCCGTGATCGGTACGATAGGGACAACATGGATCGGCAAAGAGACCGGGACCGCGGAAATAGAAAACGTGAGGAGAAGAACGATAAATTCGTCGGTTCGTTGAGTGAAGGACAGAAAGCGGATAAGGAATCGAGTAGTGACAGTGAAATCGGTGACATTAAGGTGAATGACAATGAGGACGAAGATGACGAAgagaaaattatcgaaatgaGACGAAAGAAGCGAGAAGAGCTTATGAAGAAGCTAGCGAATACCCAAGTCGTTGCTCCAACAGCATCGAACCGAGCGGAAAGTGATGAGGATTGTATATTCGTACAAACTGAACCAATTGCCGCAAAGAAACCGTTGCCACCACCAGCACCAGTAACCAAGGCTCCAAAACAACTTAGTCCAGCTAAACCGGTTGTAATTGAACAGTTCGATGATATTGAATCAACAACGCCACCACTACCAGCTGGAATGTTGCCATTAAAGCTTGCCGCTAAACCAGAACTTGCTGCTAAAACTGAAACCGATGTAATCGTAGAGGCAGGTAATGATGTCGACTTGATTAACCACGACAAAGTCAACAAAATCAAGGAGGCTAACAAGCGGTCAGAGTGGGATATGTTTGCGGAACAAGACAACTATTCCAATTTCGAT aGTCCAAGTGCGTCGATCACCAGCAAACACATTCACGACAACCCATCGCTGACAGATAACTGGGACGACGCTGAGGGCTACTATAGAGTTCGCATTGGCGAAGTGCTAGACAATCGATACATCGTTTCAGGTTTCACAGGTCAAGGGGTATTCAGTAATGTGGTAAGTGCACGAGATCAGGCACGCGGAAATGCTAACACAGCCGTTAAAATCATACGAAACCATGAGATCAT GCACAAAACTGGTCTCCGCGAACTGGAAATATTGAAGAAGCTCAACGATGCGGATCCAGACGATCGCTTTCACTGTTTGCGGTTGTATCGACACTTTTTCCACAAACAG CACTTGTGCATGGTGTTTGAGCCGCTGTCGATGAACTTGCGTGAAGTTTTGAAGAAGTATGGCAAAAATGTTGGATTACACATCAAAGCAGTGCGAAGCTACACACAACAATTGTTTTTGGCTTTGAAGCTTCTTAAGAAAACGGGCATCCTTCATGCCGACATCAAGCCCGATAACATT CTCGTCAACGAAAGCAACCTGATTCTGAAACTTTGTGATTTCGGTTCCGCATCGCACATCAGCGACAACGAAATAACGCCATATTTGGTGTCGCGATTCTATCGAGCACCAGATATCATTTTGGGTATGACATATGATTATGGTATTGATATGTGGTCAGCCGGTTGTACCATCTATGAATTGTATAcgggaaaaattttatttagcgGCAAGTCGAATAATCAGATGCTCAAATTTTTCATGGACTTGAAGGGGAAAATACCGAACCGAATCATTCGGAAGGGACAGTTCAAGGATCAGCACTTTGATGCAAGCtgcaattttctttatcaCGAAATCGATAAGCTGACTGAAAGG GAAAAAATCGTCGTAATGCCAGTGATCAAACCGATTCGTCATTTACAACAGGAATTAATCGCCGATCAAAATTTACCTGAAGACCAACACCGCAAAGTGACCCAGTTACGTGATCTATTGGACAGTATATTCGCACTGGACCCATCGAAACGGCTGTCGTTGAACCAAGCGTTGGCCCATCCGTTCATACAGGAAAAGATGTAA
- the LOC119080199 gene encoding copper chaperone for superoxide dismutase, with product MTKTKVEFAVQFSGENASDAIKSVLKDVGTVDVNQESGRVVVETTIPWNEIQQRIEGTGRRAVLTGFGGKSCVSIVSSSKVEAMKGVVRFCAVPDDSGCVIDGVVDGFEPNSKVAINVHEYGDVSSGCDSVGNVLEQSSRLEKVVSSDTNGQISFRILDSHLNVSNLIGRSVVISKVGGNERLACGIIARSAGIFENYKKICACDGVTLWEERDRTLAWQSLYGKI from the exons ATGACAAAAACAAAG GTCGAGTTCGCTGTGCAATTTTCCGGTGAAAATGCTTCCGATGCAATAAAGTCCGTGCTAAAAGATGTTGGAACAGTTGACGTTAATCAGGAATCGGGACGTGTTGTCGTCGAAACGACCATTCCATGGAACGAGATCCAGCAGCGAATTGAAGGGACCGGCCGTCGGGCTGTGCTGACCGGTTTCGGTGGAAAGAGTTGCGTTTCGATCGTAAGCAGCAGTAAAGTTGAAGCAATGAAAGGAGTCGTACGGTTCTGTGCCGTACCGGATGATTCTGGATGTGTAATCGATGGGGTTGTTGATGGATTTGAACCGAATTCAAAGGTCGCAATCAACGTACACGAATACGGAGATGTTAGCAGTGGTTGTGATTCGGTGGGCAATGTTTTGGAACAAAGTTCTCGTCTTGAGAAGGTAGTTAGCAGTGACACAAATGGACAGATATCATTCCGTATACTGGACAGTCATTTAAATGTCAGCAATTTGATCGGACGCAGTGTTGTGATAAGCAAAGTTGGTGGTAATGAGAGACTGGCGTGTGGAATTATTGCTCGATCAGCTGGTATATTcgagaattataagaaaatttgtgCATGTGATGGTGTTACACTCTGGGAAGAACGAGATAGAACTTTAGCGTGGCAGAGTTTGTACGGGAAAATTTAA
- the LOC119080197 gene encoding tubulin--tyrosine ligase-like protein 12: MDGVTLYATFLHLHRPQLVASGIPEHYWEVLHRKLCQQIFDASEALSLMIIEYDNRTEEDPITTVVVHKEDGVRKDDPQHIYIVDHAWTFRLDTVRSQLRQIPGLLVRMANIMGVDNDQPEDDCIEQVSEKMWKYCQMYSIGADGLNIESQMPIWYIPDELGCGVNHSDTPNFRLVPFMFMPEQITYSVLFPIEDCEEGTIVTRDYVEGNHPSADVKKALMLPWKNSSFTHISFQQKEPSEEYFLDGHIEESLPAEVSPPVVDPSRPLKVFTTYIYIRQYLNDPLFELVDDENDADILWLTTHFKTFNELSTATPNRFINQFPFENVLTIKDLLAAVCRRVQVDQRANESQESLKTFPNWLPTTFNLKTELLEFVSYFQRRAEKGLDNHWIVKPWNLARGLDTHITDNVGKIMRLQPTGPKIAQKYIENPVLFDRPEVGGKVKFDVRYVILLSSVDPLDAYIYRNFFLRFANKPFALNRFDDYQQHFTVMNYNEQVQLRHIPCKEFLEMWNVQYPDSSWMEIENGICDMLKEVLIAATMKKPPSGIGKCKQGRALYAADIMLEWENGKMAPKLLEINWTPDCKRACEYYPDFYNNIFKLLFLNQMNDSAFRKITL; the protein is encoded by the exons ATGGATGGGGTAACTCTCTACGCAACATTTTTACATCTTCATCGTCCTCAGCTTGTGGCCTCCGGTATACCGGAACACTACTGGGAAGTACTTCACAGGAAATTGTGTCAACAAATATTTGACGCAAGCGAAGCACTCTCTCTGATGATTATTGAATACGATAACAGAACCGAGGAAGACCCCATTACCACTGTTGTTGTACACAAAGAGGACGGTGTTCGGAAAGACGATCCTCAACACATCTACATTGTCGACCATGCCTGGACCTTTCGATTGGATACGGTTCGATCTCAATTGCGTCAAATTCCTGGCCTGCTGGTTAGAATGGCGAATATAATGGGCGTTGATAATGATCAACCGGAAGATGATTGCATTGAACAAGTTTCCGAGAAGATGTGGAAATATTGTCAAATGTACTCGATCGGTGCGGATGGCCTTAATATTGAGTCACAGATGCCGATTTGGTATATCCCCGATGAGCTTGGATGTGGCGTTAATCATAGTGATACGCCAAATTTTCGACTGGTGCCGTTCATGTTTATGCCCGAACAAATAACTTACAG CGTACTCTTTCCAATAGAAGATTGCGAAGAAGGAACAATCGTAACGCGTGACTACGTAGAAGGAAACCATCCCAGTGCTGATGTTAAGAAAGCCCTGATGCTTCCATGGAAGAATTCTTCGTTTACTCATATCAGTTTCCAGCAGAAGGAACCGTcagaagaatattttctggATGGGCACATTGAAGAAAGTCTACCAGCCGAGGTGTCTCCGCCAGTCGTTGACCCTTCCCGGCCATTGAAAGTTTTTACGACCTACATTTACATACGACAATATCTGAACGATCCGTTGTTCGAGCTGGTGGACGATGAAAATGATGCAGACATCCTCTGGCTGACGACgcattttaaaacattcaaTGAACTGAGTACTGCCACTCCGAATCGTTTCATCAACCAGTTTCCATTTGAGAATGTTTTAACGATCAAGGACTTGCTTGCTGCTGTCTGTCGAAGAGTTCAAGTCGACCAACGTGCCAATGAATCGCAAGAATCATTAAAAACGTTTCCGAATTGGCTTCCAACTACATTCAACCTCAAAACTGAGCTTCTGGAATTTGTCTCGTATTTCCAGCGAAGAGCAGAAAAGGGGCTAGACAACCATTGGATAGTCAAACCGTGGAATTTGGCTAGAGGCCTGGATACGCACATCACAGacaatgttggaaaaattatgAGACTACAACCGACGGGACCGAAAATCGCCCAGAAGTATATCGAGAATCCGGTACTGTTTGATAGGCCCGAAGTTGGCGgtaaagtgaaattcgacgttcGTTATGTAATACTGTTGAGCAGTGTCGATCCACTGGACGCTTACATTTACCGAAACTTCTTTCTACGGTTTGCTAACAAACCATTCGCACTGAATCGATTCGACGATTACCAGCAACATTTTACTGTCATGAATTACAACGAGCAAGTCCAATTGCGACACATACCGTGCaaggaatttttggaaatgtgGAATGTTCAGTATCCCGATTCTAGTTGGATGGAAATCGAAAATGGCATTTGTGACATGCTGAAGGAAGTGCTGATTGCAGCAACAATGAAGAAGCCTCCGTCGGGCATCGGTAAATGTAAACAGGGTCGCGCACTTTATGCTGCAGACATAATGTTGGAATGGGAGAATGGAAAGATGGCGCCGAAGTTGTTGGAAATTAATTGGACTCCGGACTGTAAACGAGCATGCGAATATTATCCCGACTTCTACAATAATATCTTCAAGTTGCTGTTCCTCAACCAAATGAATGACAGTGCTTTCCGGAAAATCACATTGTAG
- the LOC119080201 gene encoding protein takeout-like has product MSILQTFLILSAVVVGSRSQNALSAMPKCRHEDKECIINVCNAFFQLSANGVPELGLVPTNPYEIKNVNVETGAENTPINLKIQFKRANMTGISDYKINKIIGFDKDPRKSKFELYGSVKLASLSGPYRISGKFLLLPVSGNGHADIFFDNLKLKVVMKLDVETRDGKDYLALKKMIITMEPEKMRVNFENLFNNKELSDNMNAVLNENNDVLFKGLQGPMQNVLGDAMAKIYVPVASKIPYADFFDKDG; this is encoded by the exons ATGAGTATTTTGCAGACATTTTTAATACTGTCTGCAGTCGTCGTAGGAAGTCGGTCACAAAATGCTC TATCAGCAATGCCGAAATGTCGACATGAAGACAAGGAATGTATCATTAATGTTTGCAACGCATTCTTTCAACTATCAG CTAATGGCGTACCTGAACTTGGTCTCGTACCAACCAATCCATACGAAATCAAAAACGTGAATGTGGAAACGGGTGCCGAAAATACTCCAATCAacctaaaaattcaatttaagcGAGCCAATATGACCGGAATTTCCGattacaaaatcaacaaaattat AGGCTTCGATAAAGATCCGAGGAAGTCAAAATTCGAACTGTATGGATCCGTTAAATTGGCTAGTTTAAGTGGACCATATCGAATTTCTGGGAAATTTTTACTGTTACCCGTATCGGGAAATGGTCACGCAGATATATTTTTTG ACAACCTTAAATTGAAAGTGGTTATGAAACTCGATGTTGAGACAAGGGATGGCAAAGATTATTTAGCgctgaaaaaaatgataataacCATGGAACCGGAGaa AATGCgcgtaaattttgaaaatctctTCAACAACAAAGAATTGAGCGATAACATGAATGCAGTtctcaatgaaaataatgatgTTCTGTTCAAAGGATTACAGGGGCCAATGCAAAATGTTTTGGGAGATGCTATGGCTAAGATTTACGTACCGGTTGCTTCAAAGATTCCATATGCGGATTTTTTCGACAAAGATGGTTAA
- the LOC119080198 gene encoding uncharacterized protein LOC119080198, producing MSEFFRKSKRGRGKAKHEILDRYLKAFFAIQCQSVTWDTPVLYVDGFAGPGTYKTEDENSNEEIGSPIVAYQAASEHTLIGNFNAKHNKILLIFVEKNAALCRKLEKNLARLQSTKTEVVREVVQFRVVNDDFKSYLDQLLSSENEEFSHSPMFVFADPFGYGGESIPMKSFKKLMERQDGKWLPTEVFITVMDGFARRFISDSRQSSSINALMGYENWHYLTEQDNLTPEQRRTEFIKLYIDNLVQGIPKALVLKFSMRNNNNRHVYHLIFLTSHIKGIKSMKEAMWKKTQNATEMVFSEWMENRNASESIIDKTREQVARCLSELIKNEFSGLTVRGSKLELYIWLETPYISNVKNNLKKLFKTYAINSERAFEKIKYQFPGEPKLLRGTVNRDEDDILESILSESLRSS from the exons ATGAGTGAGTTCTTCAGGAAAAGTAAAAGGGGTAGAGGCAAAGCAAAACACGAAATCTTGGACCGATACCTAAAAGCATTTTTTGCTATTCAATGCCAATCTGTAACCTGGGATACGCCTGTTTTATACGTTGATGGTTTTGCCGGACCGGGAACGTACAAAACAGAAGATGAAAATTCCAACGAAGAAATAGGATCACCTATTGTTGCATACCAGGCCGCCTCGGAACATACTTTGATTGGAAATTTCAACGCAAAGCACAATaagattttgttgattttcgtAGAGAAAAACGCAGCACTTTgcagaaaattggaaaaaaatcttGCGCGTCTACAAAGTACGAAGACAGAAGTTGTTAGAGAAGTAG TACAGTTCCGAGTTGTGAACGACGATTTTAAAAGCTATCTGGATCAGCTGCTTTCATCAGAAAATGAGGAATTCTCACATTCACCTATGTTCGTTTTTGCTGATCCCTTTGGGTATGGAG GTGAGTCGATACCGATGAAATCGTTCAAGAAATTAATGGAACGTCAAGATGGTAAATGGCTACCCACTGAGGTTTTCATAACAGTGATGGATGGATTTGCTCGTCGATTTATTAGTGACTCCAGACAATCTTCATCGATCAACGCATTGATGGGCTATGAAAATTGGCATTATCTGACGGAGCAAGATAACTTAACGCCAGAACAACGCCGAACTGAATTTATTAAACTTTACATTGACAACCTAGTACAAGGCATACCTAAAGCGCTTGTCCTGAAATTCAGTATGAGGAACAATAATAATCGTCACGTCTATCATCTAATATTTCTTACGAGCCATATCAAAGGAATAAAGAGCATGAAAGAAGCTATGtggaaaaaaacacaaaacgcAACCGAAATGGTCTTTTCAGAATGGATGGAAAACCGCAATGCCAGTGAAAGCATTATCGACAAGACAAGAGAACAAGTGGCTCGGTGCCTTAgtgaattgataaaaaatgaatttagcGGTTTAACCGTTAGAGGATCTAAACTGGAGCTGTATATTTGGCTTGAAACACCATATATTTCAAACGTTAAGAATAATCTAAAGAAACTATTCAAAACCTATGCGATAAATTCCGAAAGAGCCtttgaaaaaatcaaatatcaatTTCCTGGCGAACCGAAGCTGTTGAGAGGAACAGTGAATCGTGATGAGGATGATATACTCGAAAGTATATTGTCTGAATCGCTACGTTCAAGTTAA
- the LOC119080202 gene encoding U6 snRNA-associated Sm-like protein LSm5 translates to MAQTAGPANQSTLLPLELVDKCIGSRIHIIMKNDKEMVGTLLGFDDFVNMLLEDVTEYEREEGGGRRVTKLDQILLNGNNITMLVPGGDIPDTST, encoded by the exons ATGGCTCAGACAGCTGGACCCGCAAATCAATCCACATTACTGCCATTAG AATTGGTCGATAAATGCATTGGATCACGAATTCACATAATCATGAAGAATGACAAGGAAATGGTTGGAACATTGCTAGGATTCGATGATTTTGTCAACATGCTTCTGGAAGATGTGACCGAATACGAGCGGGAAGAAGGCGGCGGACGCAGAGTGACAAAATTGGATCAGATCTTGTTGAATGGCAACAATATTACGATGTTGGTTCCTGGTGGCGACATACCGGATACATCGACATAA